The Plectropomus leopardus isolate mb chromosome 22, YSFRI_Pleo_2.0, whole genome shotgun sequence genome includes a window with the following:
- the phyh gene encoding phytanoyl-CoA dioxygenase, peroxisomal: MSRAAERLKLLINHLDRSPAVIGSSPTYAQTFANSPPWRFRYTCDTDLLTPDQRLFYEENGFILIKNLVSDEDIDRFGKAFERICRQEVKIPGLIVMRDVAIAKSEFVADQKAVSKLQDFQEDPELFRYCTLPQILKYVECFIGPNVMAMHTMLINKPPDAGKKTSRHPMHQDLHYFPFRPADKIVCSWTAMEKVNRQNGCLVVLPGTHTGTLQEHDYPEWEGGVNKMYHGVRGYDPKHPRVHLEMEKGDTVFFHPLLIHGSGMNQTQGFRKAISCHYASSDCYYIDVKGTTQENIENEVKDITSRKYNIDDISFKDTWAFRGRLVQGERISL, encoded by the exons ATGTCTCGCGCTGCGGAGAGACTCAAACTGCTGATCAATCATCTTGATCGATCACCGGCGGTTATC GGATCTTCACCAACTTATGCCCAAACCTTCGCCAACAGTCCCCCATGGAGATTCAG ATACACTTGTGATACTGACTTGCTGACCCCAGATCAGCGGCTCTTCTACGAGGAAAATGGCTTCATCCTCATCAAGAATTTGGTGTCTGACGAGGACATCGACCGGTTCGG GAAGGCATTTGAGCGGATCTGTCGGCAGGAAGTAAAGATTCCCGGTCTGATTGTGATGAGGGACGTGGCCATTGCTAAGTCAGAGTTCGTTGCGGATCAGAAAGCAGTTTCCAAACTCCAGGATTTCCAGGAAGATCCTGAACTGTTCCGGTACTGCACCTTACCCCag aTTCTGAAGTATGTGGAGTGTTTCATTGGACCCAACGTCATGGCCATGCACACAATGCTGATCAACAAACCTCCTGATGCAG GTAAGAAGACGTCTCGTCACCCAATGCATCAGGATCTGCATTACTTCCCGTTCCGCCCAGCAGACAAGATCGTCTGCTCCTGGACAGCGATGGAGAAAGTGAACCGGCAGAATGGCTGCCTGGTTGTCCTGCCGGGAACACACACCGGAACACTGCAGGAGCATGACTACCCTGAGTGGGAg GGTGGCGTCAACAAGATGTACCATGGAGTGCGTGGCTACGATCCGAAGCACCCCAGGGTGCACCTGGAGATGGAGAAAGGCGACACTGTTTTCTTTCATCCGCTGCTGATCCATGGCTCTGGCATGAATCAGACACAGGGCTTCCGCAAG GCCATCTCCTGCCACTATGCCAGCTCTGACTGTTATTACATCGACGTGAAGGGAACTACACAGGAGAACATAGAGAATGAGGTGAAGGACATCACAAGTAGAAAGTACAATATCGACGACATTTCCTTTAAG GACACCTGGGCTTTCCGAGGCCGCCTGGTGCAAGGAGAGAGGATCTCACTGTGA